Proteins from a single region of Eublepharis macularius isolate TG4126 chromosome 9, MPM_Emac_v1.0, whole genome shotgun sequence:
- the CBX7 gene encoding chromobox protein homolog 7 isoform X2, giving the protein MSRIPTGARGPRDPAQDPAFQGKVEYLVKWKGWPPKYSTWEPEDHILDPRLVMAYEEKEERERASGYRKRGPKPKRLLLQRLYSMDLRSAHKGKEKLCFSLSRRFGGGGNNLAGTKGGQAELSEKSGGGGVLPFPLRKQNKNQKYLRLSRKKFTRMSSLENRNRRREFFLKEPMALEDRQTPSDWDEATQPASKEVGSDTAEGTLSWSPTLPPNEVTVTDITANSITVTFREAQMAEGFFRDRSIQF; this is encoded by the exons ATGTCAAGAATCCCCACTGGGGCGCGTGGGCCTCGCGATCCCGCACAAGATCCTgcgtttcag GGTAAAGTGGAATACCTGGTGAAATGGAAAGGATGGCCCCCCAA ATACAGCACGTGGGAGCCAGAGGATCACATTCTTGACCCTCGCCTGGTGATGGCTTATGAAGAGAA GGAAGAACGAGAGCGTGCCTCGGGTTACAGGAAGAGAGGTCCCAAACCGAAGCGCCTCTTGCTGCAG agGCTGTATAGTATGGACTTGAGGAGTGCACATAAAGGGAAAGAGAAACTCTGCTTTTCTCTGTCTCGgaggtttgggggaggaggaaacaACTTGGCAGGGACCAAGGGAGGGCAGGCAGAACTGTCCGAGAAGAGCGGGGGAGGAGGGGTGCTGCCTTTCCCTCTTCGGAAGCAGAACAAGAACCAGAAATACTTACGCCTCTCACGGAAGAAGTTCACTCGCATGTCAAGCCTGGAGAACCGCAATCGCCGCCGGGAGTTTTTCCTGAAGGAACCAATGGCATTAGAAGACAGGCAGACCCCCAGTGACTGGGATGAGGCCACACAACCTGCCAGCAAAGAGG TGGGCTCAGATACAGCAGAAGGCACTCTTTCATGGAGCCCCACCCTGCCTCCCAATGAAGTGACAGTGACCGACATCACAGCAAACTCTATTACTGTGACTTTCAGAGAAGCACAAATGGCAGAGGGCTTCTTCCGAGACCGGAGCATTCAGTTCTGa
- the CBX7 gene encoding chromobox protein homolog 7 isoform X3, protein MELSAIGEQVFAVESIRKKRVRKGKVEYLVKWKGWPPKEERERASGYRKRGPKPKRLLLQRLYSMDLRSAHKGKEKLCFSLSRRFGGGGNNLAGTKGGQAELSEKSGGGGVLPFPLRKQNKNQKYLRLSRKKFTRMSSLENRNRRREFFLKEPMALEDRQTPSDWDEATQPASKEVGSDTAEGTLSWSPTLPPNEVTVTDITANSITVTFREAQMAEGFFRDRSIQF, encoded by the exons ATGGAGCTTTCCGCTATCGGGGAGCAGGTGTTTGCGGTGGAGAGCATCAGGAAGAAGCGCGTAAGGAAG GGTAAAGTGGAATACCTGGTGAAATGGAAAGGATGGCCCCCCAA GGAAGAACGAGAGCGTGCCTCGGGTTACAGGAAGAGAGGTCCCAAACCGAAGCGCCTCTTGCTGCAG agGCTGTATAGTATGGACTTGAGGAGTGCACATAAAGGGAAAGAGAAACTCTGCTTTTCTCTGTCTCGgaggtttgggggaggaggaaacaACTTGGCAGGGACCAAGGGAGGGCAGGCAGAACTGTCCGAGAAGAGCGGGGGAGGAGGGGTGCTGCCTTTCCCTCTTCGGAAGCAGAACAAGAACCAGAAATACTTACGCCTCTCACGGAAGAAGTTCACTCGCATGTCAAGCCTGGAGAACCGCAATCGCCGCCGGGAGTTTTTCCTGAAGGAACCAATGGCATTAGAAGACAGGCAGACCCCCAGTGACTGGGATGAGGCCACACAACCTGCCAGCAAAGAGG TGGGCTCAGATACAGCAGAAGGCACTCTTTCATGGAGCCCCACCCTGCCTCCCAATGAAGTGACAGTGACCGACATCACAGCAAACTCTATTACTGTGACTTTCAGAGAAGCACAAATGGCAGAGGGCTTCTTCCGAGACCGGAGCATTCAGTTCTGa
- the CBX7 gene encoding chromobox protein homolog 7 isoform X1, with protein MELSAIGEQVFAVESIRKKRVRKGKVEYLVKWKGWPPKYSTWEPEDHILDPRLVMAYEEKEERERASGYRKRGPKPKRLLLQRLYSMDLRSAHKGKEKLCFSLSRRFGGGGNNLAGTKGGQAELSEKSGGGGVLPFPLRKQNKNQKYLRLSRKKFTRMSSLENRNRRREFFLKEPMALEDRQTPSDWDEATQPASKEVGSDTAEGTLSWSPTLPPNEVTVTDITANSITVTFREAQMAEGFFRDRSIQF; from the exons ATGGAGCTTTCCGCTATCGGGGAGCAGGTGTTTGCGGTGGAGAGCATCAGGAAGAAGCGCGTAAGGAAG GGTAAAGTGGAATACCTGGTGAAATGGAAAGGATGGCCCCCCAA ATACAGCACGTGGGAGCCAGAGGATCACATTCTTGACCCTCGCCTGGTGATGGCTTATGAAGAGAA GGAAGAACGAGAGCGTGCCTCGGGTTACAGGAAGAGAGGTCCCAAACCGAAGCGCCTCTTGCTGCAG agGCTGTATAGTATGGACTTGAGGAGTGCACATAAAGGGAAAGAGAAACTCTGCTTTTCTCTGTCTCGgaggtttgggggaggaggaaacaACTTGGCAGGGACCAAGGGAGGGCAGGCAGAACTGTCCGAGAAGAGCGGGGGAGGAGGGGTGCTGCCTTTCCCTCTTCGGAAGCAGAACAAGAACCAGAAATACTTACGCCTCTCACGGAAGAAGTTCACTCGCATGTCAAGCCTGGAGAACCGCAATCGCCGCCGGGAGTTTTTCCTGAAGGAACCAATGGCATTAGAAGACAGGCAGACCCCCAGTGACTGGGATGAGGCCACACAACCTGCCAGCAAAGAGG TGGGCTCAGATACAGCAGAAGGCACTCTTTCATGGAGCCCCACCCTGCCTCCCAATGAAGTGACAGTGACCGACATCACAGCAAACTCTATTACTGTGACTTTCAGAGAAGCACAAATGGCAGAGGGCTTCTTCCGAGACCGGAGCATTCAGTTCTGa